One part of the Lachnospiraceae bacterium JLR.KK002 genome encodes these proteins:
- a CDS encoding DNA topoisomerase 3 has translation MQLVIAEKPSVARSIAEVIGATEISDGYMEGNGYVVSWCVGHLVELAQPESYGEQWKKWTYESLPVKPETWQYEVKPDTKAQYDVLYQLMHREDVSATICATDAGREGELIFRLMYEMAGCDKPIKRLWISSMEESAIREGFENLQPGNDYDNLYHSALCRQEADWLVGINGTRLFTVLYGGKVLKVGRVQTPTLAMLVDREAKIMNFQKEKYYMAHILMDGMDAATGRMDDKNKADEIAGACRDGQALATSVVKEEKAVMPPKLYDLTTLQRDANRLFGFTAKQTLEYTQSLYEKKLATYPRTDSQFLSDDMGNTAEGVIEAVFSSLMFEENRASRPDIKRILNSKKVTDHHAIIPTMEIAKADLAALPETERKILSLVANRLLCATGEKHLYETVKAEFSCNGHTFSVSGKSVTHNGWKSFEDAFKRSFKISGNQEEEKEEKKLPELSEGQAFDGVQTKVSEHFTSPPKHFTEDLLLSAMERAGAEDMGDDVERKGLGTPATRADIIEKLVRDGFVKREKKQIIPTEDGMKLITVLPDVVKSPKLTADWENALTLVAKGELPMEDFMADIENMVSELIHTYHEVSDEQKKMFAQEQAALGVCPNCGGQVVKGKFGAYCVKKCGMNVSRVMGAALTDAQVKDMLAGKKILLKGLKSKAGKPYDAYIIPSGTEEYHYTKDGAEKSGVQFKFVMEFPKKKPSGGKKK, from the coding sequence ATGCAGTTAGTCATAGCGGAAAAACCGAGCGTAGCAAGGAGCATTGCGGAGGTAATCGGCGCAACGGAAATCAGTGACGGATATATGGAAGGGAACGGTTATGTTGTGAGCTGGTGCGTAGGGCATCTGGTGGAGCTGGCACAGCCGGAAAGCTACGGGGAGCAGTGGAAAAAATGGACGTATGAGAGCCTGCCCGTCAAGCCGGAAACATGGCAGTATGAGGTGAAGCCGGACACAAAAGCGCAGTATGACGTGCTTTACCAGTTGATGCACAGGGAGGACGTTTCGGCTACAATCTGCGCCACTGACGCCGGACGGGAGGGAGAGCTTATCTTCCGCCTTATGTATGAAATGGCAGGCTGTGACAAGCCGATCAAACGCCTGTGGATTTCCTCAATGGAGGAAAGCGCCATTCGTGAGGGGTTTGAGAATTTACAGCCGGGGAACGATTACGACAACCTGTACCATTCCGCACTGTGCAGGCAGGAAGCGGACTGGCTTGTGGGCATAAACGGTACAAGGCTGTTTACTGTCCTGTATGGCGGAAAGGTTTTAAAGGTGGGGCGGGTACAGACACCCACTCTTGCGATGTTAGTAGACCGGGAAGCAAAGATTATGAATTTCCAGAAGGAAAAATATTACATGGCGCATATCCTGATGGACGGGATGGATGCCGCCACTGGGCGCATGGATGATAAGAATAAAGCGGATGAGATTGCGGGGGCTTGCCGGGACGGGCAGGCTCTCGCCACGTCCGTTGTGAAAGAGGAAAAAGCAGTCATGCCGCCGAAGCTCTATGACCTTACCACGCTCCAGAGGGATGCGAACCGCTTGTTTGGATTTACCGCAAAGCAGACCTTAGAGTACACGCAGAGTTTATATGAGAAAAAGTTAGCTACATATCCGAGGACGGACAGTCAGTTCTTATCCGATGACATGGGGAATACCGCAGAGGGCGTAATTGAAGCGGTATTCAGTTCCCTGATGTTTGAGGAAAACAGGGCTTCCAGACCGGACATAAAACGGATTCTGAACAGTAAAAAGGTGACAGACCACCACGCCATTATCCCCACAATGGAGATAGCGAAAGCTGACCTTGCGGCACTGCCGGAAACGGAGCGCAAAATCCTGTCTTTGGTTGCGAACCGCCTGTTATGCGCCACAGGGGAGAAACATCTGTATGAAACGGTAAAGGCTGAGTTTTCCTGTAATGGACATACTTTTTCGGTTTCCGGGAAGTCCGTTACGCATAACGGGTGGAAGTCCTTTGAGGATGCCTTTAAGCGTTCCTTTAAAATCTCCGGGAATCAGGAGGAAGAAAAAGAGGAAAAGAAGCTGCCGGAACTGTCGGAGGGACAGGCATTTGACGGTGTGCAGACGAAAGTCAGTGAGCATTTCACTTCCCCGCCGAAGCACTTTACGGAAGATTTATTATTATCCGCAATGGAACGTGCCGGGGCGGAAGATATGGGCGATGACGTGGAGAGGAAAGGCTTGGGTACGCCTGCGACAAGGGCGGACATCATTGAGAAGTTAGTCAGGGACGGGTTTGTGAAGCGTGAGAAGAAGCAGATCATACCAACAGAGGACGGAATGAAGCTGATTACGGTGCTGCCGGACGTGGTGAAGTCCCCGAAACTTACCGCCGATTGGGAAAATGCCCTGACACTGGTAGCGAAAGGGGAGCTTCCTATGGAGGACTTCATGGCGGACATTGAAAACATGGTGTCGGAGCTGATACACACTTACCATGAGGTCAGTGACGAGCAGAAAAAGATGTTCGCACAGGAGCAGGCGGCTCTTGGGGTATGCCCGAACTGCGGCGGTCAGGTGGTAAAAGGAAAATTCGGCGCATATTGCGTGAAAAAATGCGGTATGAACGTGAGCCGGGTAATGGGGGCTGCCCTTACCGATGCACAGGTGAAGGATATGCTTGCCGGAAAGAAAATCCTGTTAAAAGGGTTAAAGAGCAAGGCGGGCAAGCCCTATGATGCTTATATCATTCCGAGTGGGACGGAAGAATACCATTACACCAAAGACGGGGCAGAAAAAAGCGGGGTACAGTTTAAGTTTGTCATGGAGTTTCCGAAAAAGAAACCTTCTGGTGGGAAGAAAAAATAA
- a CDS encoding helix-turn-helix transcriptional regulator, with amino-acid sequence MFTTGDKLLNVMKEEEISIMELSRMSGVPERTIMDILAGIREPELGVVCRIADGLGICVHELRADEEQYAISVQKDTLAKLIVVSEINGVELEELIHTILEKGIEEHGFYE; translated from the coding sequence ATGTTTACAACCGGAGATAAGTTATTAAACGTGATGAAAGAGGAAGAAATCAGTATTATGGAGCTTTCCAGAATGTCGGGAGTGCCGGAGAGGACAATCATGGATATTCTGGCGGGCATCAGGGAGCCGGAACTTGGCGTGGTATGCAGGATTGCGGACGGGCTTGGCATCTGCGTCCATGAGCTTCGTGCCGATGAGGAACAGTATGCCATATCCGTACAGAAGGATACCCTTGCAAAGCTGATTGTGGTCAGCGAGATAAACGGTGTGGAGCTGGAGGAACTGATACATACCATTTTAGAAAAAGGCATTGAGGAACATGGTTTCTATGAGTAA
- a CDS encoding single-stranded DNA-binding protein, with amino-acid sequence MNANQLLEYATQEVLELNSGEHFLVRELFKGYLWNRIPRKDRLLLGTLFLNWIQQNSNIAKPINKTSSGQQKYQRI; translated from the coding sequence ATGAATGCAAATCAATTACTGGAATATGCTACACAGGAAGTATTGGAACTTAATAGTGGTGAGCATTTTTTAGTTAGAGAGTTATTTAAAGGATATTTATGGAATAGAATTCCGAGAAAAGATAGGCTCTTATTGGGAACATTATTCTTAAATTGGATACAACAGAATTCTAATATTGCAAAACCAATAAATAAGACTTCATCGGGACAACAAAAATATCAGAGGATTTGA
- a CDS encoding ATP-binding protein codes for MTTGELLVALFEAYRDNDNSAFLRVGMTLIEEEKAKNHYVLANKLKKILSSPPEINGNRPFTNKLNKVIELPKDKDNGTELVKVIYPHKNFNDIVLSDEVKKQLDSVIVEYEKKEILKAYGLTPKKKLLFCGAPGCGKTICAEAVANALDLPILYTCFDGLISSYLGETSSNIRKVFDFASKNNWVLFFDEFDAIGKSRETVEEHSELKRVVNSFLQILDGFICDSLVIAATNHEKAIDKALWRRFDEIVMFNKPDCEQITKLIQKKLRAFSVECLDINRFAKELEGCSYADIERVCLSSIKSCLINGNKPITDEVFSENVRMELERANIIKTIGE; via the coding sequence ATGACAACAGGAGAATTATTAGTAGCTTTGTTTGAGGCATATAGAGATAATGATAATAGTGCCTTTTTAAGAGTTGGGATGACTTTAATTGAAGAAGAAAAGGCAAAGAATCATTATGTTTTAGCTAATAAGCTAAAAAAAATATTATCTTCTCCCCCTGAAATCAACGGTAATAGACCTTTTACAAATAAATTGAACAAAGTGATTGAATTGCCAAAAGATAAAGATAATGGTACAGAGCTAGTGAAAGTTATATATCCACATAAAAACTTTAATGACATTGTTTTATCGGATGAGGTTAAGAAGCAGTTAGATAGTGTTATTGTTGAGTATGAGAAAAAAGAGATTTTAAAAGCATATGGTTTAACTCCTAAAAAGAAACTTTTATTTTGTGGAGCACCAGGCTGTGGAAAAACGATATGTGCTGAAGCTGTTGCGAATGCACTGGATTTACCTATACTTTATACTTGTTTTGATGGTCTTATTTCATCCTATTTAGGAGAAACTTCATCGAATATTCGGAAGGTTTTTGACTTTGCTAGTAAAAATAATTGGGTTCTTTTTTTTGATGAATTTGATGCAATTGGTAAGAGCAGAGAGACGGTAGAAGAACATAGTGAGTTAAAGAGGGTGGTAAATTCATTTTTACAAATTCTGGACGGTTTTATTTGTGATTCATTAGTAATAGCAGCTACAAATCATGAGAAAGCAATTGATAAAGCATTGTGGAGGCGTTTTGATGAAATAGTAATGTTTAATAAACCGGACTGTGAACAGATTACAAAACTGATTCAAAAGAAATTAAGGGCATTTTCGGTGGAATGTTTAGATATAAATAGGTTTGCCAAAGAATTAGAAGGATGTTCGTATGCTGACATAGAAAGGGTATGCTTATCATCTATTAAAAGTTGTCTTATAAATGGCAATAAGCCAATAACAGATGAAGTGTTTTCAGAAAATGTTCGGATGGAATTGGAACGTGCTAATATAATTAAGACGATAGGGGAATAA
- a CDS encoding transposase, with translation MTGIQALERKYPDKPVRPGSPALHEFEYIRHGTISLITFLRVADGRIQSPYLNSTRNEEDFCNAVGQLISEDADKNYIIICDGLNTHKSEGLVKLVAQKCSITVDPGIKGKKGILESMKSRETFLMDESHRIRFVYTPKHSSWVNQIEIWFGIINRKLLKKGSYKSVEEMAQSILNFIKQYNLTAKAFNWKYAG, from the coding sequence ATGACCGGGATCCAGGCATTGGAGCGCAAATATCCGGACAAGCCGGTACGCCCGGGCAGCCCGGCGCTGCATGAGTTTGAATACATCCGTCATGGCACTATAAGTCTGATCACATTCCTGCGTGTTGCAGATGGCAGGATCCAGTCACCGTATCTGAACAGCACACGAAATGAGGAAGATTTCTGCAATGCTGTGGGGCAGCTTATATCAGAGGATGCAGATAAAAACTATATCATTATCTGTGATGGTCTTAATACCCATAAATCCGAAGGACTTGTAAAGTTGGTTGCACAGAAATGTTCCATTACGGTTGATCCTGGTATTAAGGGAAAGAAAGGCATACTGGAGAGCATGAAAAGCAGGGAAACTTTCCTTATGGATGAAAGCCACAGGATTCGTTTTGTATATACGCCGAAGCACAGTTCCTGGGTGAACCAGATAGAAATCTGGTTTGGTATCATCAATCGGAAGCTTTTGAAAAAAGGCAGCTATAAATCCGTAGAGGAAATGGCTCAAAGCATCCTTAATTTTATTAAACAATACAATTTAACAGCCAAAGCATTTAACTGGAAATATGCTGGTTAA
- a CDS encoding helix-turn-helix domain-containing protein has translation MRGFQAASFTLSDKAETILKNFSTSYSLPSCIVTRSKIILMAAEEKNNTQIAEALGTTYSTVSIWRNRFYNNIDLIAQTEEYDGPDGDKKLSDVIKSVLSDKQRPGKEPVFTPEQIMLINELACKNPKDFGCELSCWNLASLAKEAVRQGIVGSISVASVQRFLKFAGIAPWKNRYWLNSPERHDNPESFKKN, from the coding sequence ATGCGTGGTTTTCAAGCTGCTTCTTTTACTTTGTCTGATAAGGCAGAAACAATATTAAAAAATTTCAGCACCAGCTATTCCCTGCCATCATGTATTGTGACCCGATCCAAAATTATATTGATGGCCGCGGAGGAGAAAAACAATACCCAGATCGCAGAAGCGCTTGGAACCACCTATTCGACTGTCAGCATATGGCGGAATCGTTTTTATAACAACATAGACCTTATTGCCCAGACGGAGGAGTATGACGGACCGGATGGTGATAAAAAGCTGTCTGATGTCATAAAGTCTGTGCTTTCAGATAAACAAAGACCCGGAAAAGAGCCTGTATTCACCCCGGAACAGATCATGCTCATCAATGAACTGGCGTGTAAAAACCCAAAAGACTTTGGCTGTGAGCTGAGCTGCTGGAATCTTGCATCCCTTGCGAAAGAAGCTGTCAGGCAGGGTATCGTGGGATCCATTTCTGTCGCAAGTGTACAGAGGTTCCTTAAATTTGCGGGTATCGCACCATGGAAAAACCGTTACTGGCTCAACTCCCCGGAAAGGCACGATAACCCGGAATCCTTTAAAAAAAATTGA
- a CDS encoding S8 family peptidase — translation MIDTEEKELMVLFADDCELKEFNKAIDDYKQGVIARTKIENEDIFSSIKSVSRWNQEDRKGQDIEQLSEVDYIDCYLWIFDSINETRDKAEEFIKNAEQNCIKYCDKYISQTVAIVRLKIQRKQLIYFLKHPLVYRIDKIPNYQIKRTERNIISNINLNDIKYNGDLLTENASSICVIDSGILSGHPLLKDAIGDAKTFYVSDGYTANENDIDGHGTMVAGICEYGIIRPDDQFVPRIFLYNAKIHDGYYLGDFELCRQELYDEKIKLNMEQEDLLYNFYVGNVTEKYLFDNIGLKTRVQETKSIIKKYTHMQDKLIVNQMREIVEYFYNNYGCRIFNLSQGDLNYPYDDKKPRAWTCVLDELQREYDILFIVSSGNYNYAYEHDVKNILKDYPKYFYTDAKTRVIDPAASSISLTVGGMALSSIPFAASDERISALPISQKNQISSSTRIGPGIQKAIKPEFVAYGGDDAFNTTLSKISPNVGNYVISFSNKLTDGLFCQDVGTSFAAPYVSHIAALVLERYPKISNNLLRAILASASNIPKEIEVQIEKLDDTEDFICNLQPSFKQNVKGQIRANKKKMLHYLVGYGYPIQDMATDSFEQRVMLLADMRDENAIQVDKNHIFEIPIPKEFEAAKGKKKITVSLAYNPDVRKTRLDYLGKSMSFDLIRGKSLEEVYQVFASQAGLDVEEKKERFESKYICDIGNCGKTLREYGTLQKGTFEFSRSSYGENYYLVVDCKKNWSVEKQDYALVVTYQIEDESVKIYELLKNRIRVPRGRRRV, via the coding sequence GTGATAGATACAGAGGAAAAGGAACTTATGGTTCTTTTTGCAGATGATTGTGAATTAAAAGAGTTTAATAAGGCTATTGATGATTATAAGCAGGGAGTAATTGCACGAACAAAAATAGAAAACGAAGATATCTTTTCTTCAATAAAAAGTGTTTCGAGATGGAATCAAGAAGATAGAAAAGGACAAGATATTGAACAGCTATCAGAAGTTGATTATATTGACTGTTATCTTTGGATTTTTGATTCGATTAATGAAACACGGGATAAAGCTGAAGAATTTATAAAAAATGCAGAACAAAATTGTATTAAATATTGCGATAAATATATTTCACAAACTGTTGCGATAGTGCGTTTAAAAATACAGAGAAAACAGTTGATATATTTTCTTAAACATCCATTGGTTTATAGAATTGATAAGATACCAAATTATCAGATAAAGAGAACGGAAAGAAATATTATTAGCAATATCAATTTAAACGATATTAAATATAACGGAGATTTATTAACTGAGAATGCTTCTAGTATTTGCGTGATTGATAGTGGAATTCTATCGGGGCATCCTTTACTTAAGGATGCGATAGGGGATGCTAAGACTTTCTATGTTTCTGATGGATATACTGCAAATGAGAATGATATAGATGGTCATGGCACAATGGTTGCTGGAATTTGTGAATATGGAATTATTCGCCCTGATGACCAATTTGTTCCCCGAATTTTTCTTTATAATGCTAAAATACATGATGGGTATTATTTAGGGGATTTTGAACTATGTAGGCAGGAATTATATGATGAAAAAATAAAATTAAATATGGAGCAGGAGGACTTGCTTTATAATTTTTATGTAGGAAATGTCACAGAAAAATATTTATTTGATAATATAGGGTTAAAAACTAGGGTTCAGGAAACAAAAAGTATAATAAAAAAATACACACATATGCAAGACAAGTTAATTGTAAATCAAATGAGGGAAATTGTTGAATATTTTTACAATAATTACGGATGTCGGATTTTTAATTTGTCGCAAGGCGATTTAAATTATCCATATGATGATAAAAAACCAAGGGCATGGACTTGTGTATTAGATGAATTGCAAAGAGAATATGATATTTTATTTATCGTATCCTCTGGAAACTATAATTACGCATATGAACATGACGTAAAAAACATTTTAAAAGATTATCCGAAATATTTTTACACAGATGCAAAAACCAGAGTTATTGATCCTGCTGCTTCAAGTATTTCACTTACAGTAGGAGGTATGGCATTATCTTCAATACCTTTTGCGGCAAGTGACGAAAGAATATCTGCATTGCCAATATCACAGAAAAATCAAATATCATCCAGTACACGTATTGGACCTGGAATACAGAAAGCTATAAAACCAGAATTCGTTGCATATGGAGGAGATGATGCTTTTAACACAACTTTATCAAAAATAAGTCCAAATGTAGGGAATTATGTAATTTCATTCTCCAATAAGTTAACTGACGGATTGTTTTGTCAAGATGTTGGGACGAGCTTTGCTGCGCCATACGTATCTCATATTGCTGCTTTAGTATTAGAACGTTATCCTAAAATTTCTAATAATTTATTAAGAGCAATTTTGGCGAGTGCATCCAATATTCCAAAAGAAATAGAAGTGCAGATAGAGAAATTGGATGACACAGAAGATTTTATTTGTAATCTGCAACCTAGTTTTAAACAAAATGTGAAGGGACAGATTAGGGCTAACAAAAAGAAAATGCTACATTATTTAGTGGGATATGGGTATCCAATTCAGGATATGGCAACAGATTCTTTTGAACAGAGAGTTATGTTGCTTGCTGATATGAGAGATGAAAATGCAATTCAAGTTGATAAAAATCATATATTTGAAATTCCAATTCCAAAAGAATTTGAAGCTGCAAAAGGAAAAAAGAAGATTACGGTGTCATTAGCGTATAATCCAGATGTAAGAAAAACGAGATTGGATTATTTAGGAAAAAGTATGTCATTTGATTTAATCAGAGGGAAAAGTTTGGAAGAGGTTTACCAAGTATTTGCATCTCAAGCTGGACTTGATGTAGAAGAGAAGAAGGAGAGATTTGAAAGTAAATATATTTGTGATATAGGAAATTGCGGTAAAACCTTGAGAGAGTATGGAACTTTGCAAAAAGGAACATTTGAGTTTTCACGATCTTCATATGGAGAAAATTATTATCTTGTTGTTGACTGTAAAAAGAACTGGTCGGTAGAAAAACAGGATTATGCATTAGTAGTTACATATCAGATAGAGGATGAATCGGTGAAAATATATGAATTGTTAAAAAATAGAATTCGTGTTCCACGAGGCAGAAGAAGAGTATGA
- a CDS encoding TnpV protein — translation MDEQPEGTLTKYGLMRKNYLQEHKKGIYTGLLLKGKLKEHLLTIQEQAEQRMELLTGQMMKQEGVTEKLKAENQMLWVQKMNSIRHSAEEIVLRELVYSL, via the coding sequence ATGGACGAGCAGCCGGAGGGGACGCTCACGAAATACGGACTGATGAGGAAGAATTACTTACAGGAACACAAGAAGGGGATTTACACCGGGCTTCTGCTGAAAGGGAAGCTGAAAGAGCATCTTCTGACCATTCAGGAGCAGGCGGAGCAGAGGATGGAACTGCTGACCGGGCAGATGATGAAGCAGGAGGGAGTGACGGAAAAACTCAAGGCAGAGAACCAGATGCTCTGGGTTCAGAAGATGAACAGCATCAGGCACTCGGCGGAGGAAATCGTGCTGAGGGAACTGGTATACAGCCTGTAA